A single window of Gossypium hirsutum isolate 1008001.06 chromosome A10, Gossypium_hirsutum_v2.1, whole genome shotgun sequence DNA harbors:
- the LOC107897062 gene encoding 40S ribosomal protein S15-4: protein MADVEAEVAAAGVPKKRTFKKFSFRGVDLDALLDMSTDELVKLFPARARRRFQRGLKRKPMALIKKLRKAKREAPPGEKPEPVRTHLRNMIIVPEMIGSIIGVYNGKAFNQVEIKPEMISHYLAEFSISYKPVKHGRPGIGATHSSRFIPLK from the exons ATG GCGGATGTGGAGGCAGAGGTGGCGGCGGCCGGAGTGCCTAAGAAGAGAACATTCAAGAAATTTAGCTTCAGAGGCGTTGATTTGGATGCTCTTCTTGATATGTCCACCGATGAGCTTGTCAAGCTCTTCCCCGCGCGTGCTCGTAGAAG GTTCCAAAGGGGTCTCAAGAGAAAGCCCATGGCATTAATTAAGAAACTCCGCAAGGCG AAAAGGGAGGCCCCACCGGGTGAGAAACCAGAACCAGTCAGAACCCACCTGCGGAATATGATCATTGTACCCGAAATGATTGGAAGCATTATCGGTGTGTACAATGGCAAGGCATTCAACCAGGTTGAAATCAAGCCTGAAATGATCAGCCATTACCTTGCCGAGTTCTCCATTTCGTACAAGCCAGTTAAGCATGGTAGACCTGGTATTGGTGCTACCCATTCTTCTAGGTTCATTCCTCTGAAATGA